The following proteins come from a genomic window of Edaphobacter sp. 4G125:
- a CDS encoding substrate-binding domain-containing protein produces the protein MHRQYFVVFNRFCANDQTAALLLRTLNTLGVGVPSQLLVAGFDDVQYATLLSVPLTTIRQPCREIARAATLALIERIADPAIPAREILLPVELIVRTSTNI, from the coding sequence ATGCATAGACAGTATTTTGTTGTTTTTAACAGGTTCTGCGCAAACGATCAGACCGCCGCACTCCTCTTGCGTACACTCAATACTCTCGGCGTCGGCGTACCCAGTCAGCTGCTCGTGGCTGGATTCGATGATGTGCAGTATGCCACATTGCTTTCTGTTCCACTCACTACGATTCGACAGCCTTGTCGTGAAATCGCTCGAGCTGCCACACTTGCTCTCATCGAGCGTATTGCTGATCCTGCTATTCCTGCCCGTGAAATCCTGCTGCCGGTCGAGTTGATTGTTCGAACTTCAACTAATATCTGA